The genomic stretch CGCCACTCGGTCCGGCCCCACCTTTTCGGCCAGCTTGGCTATGCGTTCCAGCCCCCCTGACGGCAGGAAAGTGTCGGCGTGGAGGAAGAGCAGCGTCCGACCTCTGGCGGCCAGGGCGCCCCGGTTCATCTGGAGGGCCCGCCCCTTGGGGCTCTCCAGCAAGCGGACGGCTGGGAACGAGCGCGCCACCGCCGCAGTCTTATCGGTGCTGGCGCCGTCGACGACGAGGACCTCGAAGGAGCCAGACTGGGCGAAGAGGTGGCCGAGTGTTCCGGGAAGCAAGGCCTCCTCATTGTAGGCGGGGATGATTACAGAGATTGCCGGTGCGTCCATAGAATTATGAAGCGGGGCCGGGTCTTGGGGATTGTGGGAGTGAGGGATTGTCGGAGATAGATGGAGGGAGAAAATCCGGCCCCGCTTCCACTACCTTAAACACCGCAGAGGGTAGAAATGTTCCACGAAATGAGGGGGGAGGGGAAAAAAGGAATAGGAGCAGCGTCAGACCCCCCTACTCCCCCACCCTCTGCACCATTATTCTTTCTCGCTGGAGCTTATAGAGGAGACCTTCGGGGCCCTCGACGAAGACGTCTTCCTGCGTCTTGGCGAGCAGCTTGGCCTGCATGGGGATTCGGGCCCCGTCGATGTAGATGTTGGCGAGCGCCCCGTCCATGGGGTAGGCTTTGGCGGTCGCCTCCTTGAGGGCGGGCTGTAGGTCGAAAATCTTCTTTCGCTTGGCTCGGAACCGCCCCAGGTTGTCCCTGGCCTTACTGAAAGACGAGTCGGCCTGCAGGGCCATCTTGTATTGATGGAGGGCCCTGGTTACGAACCCCTGCTGCTCGTAAAGGTAGCCGAGGTTGTTGTAGGCGTCGGGGAAGTAGGGGTTGGCCTTGATCATCTCCTCGTATTGGTTGGCGGCCGCTTCGAGTCTTCCAAGCTCCAAGTAGATAAGCGCCAGGTTGAAGCGGGGCTCAAGGATATTGGGGTCGAGCACAAGAGCCCGGACGTAGGCCCGCTCGGCCTTGTTGAGCTCACCGTCTTCGAAATAGGCGAGCCCCAGGTTGCTGTACGTTTTGGGGTTTCTGGGGTTGATTTTGAGAGCGGCCCTGAACGCTTTGACCGCCTCGCCGTAGCGGCCCCGCTTGGACAGCGCCACGCCGAGCATGATGCGGCCCTTCTCGTAGCGGGGCTTGAGCTCGGCGGCCCGCTGGAGGCTGGCGATGGCCTCATCCACCCGGTACTTTTTCAGTTGGACGAGCCCCACGTTGTAGTGGGCCAGAGCGAGGTCGGGGTCAACCTTCAGGGCCTGCCGCCAGAGGCTGAGGGCCTCGTCGAGGCGACCCGCTTCGTAGGCATCGAGCCCCTGGTTATAAAGCTTGACGGCGGAGAGGCCGGCGGGAGCAATACGTGGGGAAGCGAGGAGGGCGAGGGCGACCAAGAAAAGAGCCCAGGGGGCGGGGCGCATCCGGCGGCGGCGGTTCATCGTGAGCCTCCTCAGGCGCGCAGAAGCGCGCTGAAGCAATGTGCAGGCCTCCCGACTCCCTCCACCCCTGAGGTGCGCTCGTTCGCATTGTACCACAGCGTTCTAAGCAGGCCAACGCCACCCCAAAAGTCCCTTGCCCGCCCTCGGCGGGGTGTGCTATTCTGGATTGGGCCGATTCCCGGCCCGCCACCCCTTTAGGGATTAGGCTTTCCGCGACCGCATGAAATCCATAGGCATCATCTCCAAACCCCACCACGCCGAGGCCAAACGCGTCC from Nitrospinota bacterium encodes the following:
- a CDS encoding tetratricopeptide repeat protein, which encodes MNRRRRMRPAPWALFLVALALLASPRIAPAGLSAVKLYNQGLDAYEAGRLDEALSLWRQALKVDPDLALAHYNVGLVQLKKYRVDEAIASLQRAAELKPRYEKGRIMLGVALSKRGRYGEAVKAFRAALKINPRNPKTYSNLGLAYFEDGELNKAERAYVRALVLDPNILEPRFNLALIYLELGRLEAAANQYEEMIKANPYFPDAYNNLGYLYEQQGFVTRALHQYKMALQADSSFSKARDNLGRFRAKRKKIFDLQPALKEATAKAYPMDGALANIYIDGARIPMQAKLLAKTQEDVFVEGPEGLLYKLQRERIMVQRVGE